Part of the Panulirus ornatus isolate Po-2019 chromosome 28, ASM3632096v1, whole genome shotgun sequence genome, gtgatacattgacggatacaagtgatacattgacggatacaagtgatacattgacggatacaagtgatacattgacggatacaagtgatacattgacggatacaagtgatacattgacggatacaagtgatacattgacggatacaagtgatacattgacggatacaagtgatacattgacggatacaagtgatacattgacggatacaagtgatacattgacggatacaagtgatacattgacggatacaagtgatacattgacggatacaagtgatacattgacggatacaagtgatacattgacggatacaagtgatacattgacggatacaagtgatacattgacggatacaagtgatacattgacggatacaagtgatacattgacggatacaagtgatacattgacggatacaagtgatacattgacggatacaagtgatacattgacggatacaagtgatacattgacggatacaagtgatacattgacggatacaagtgatacattgacggatacaagtgatacattgacggatacaagtgatacattgacggatacaagtgatacattgacggatacaagtgatacattgacggatacaagtgatacattgacggatacaagtgatacattgacggatacaagtgatacattgacggatacaagtgatacattgacggatacaagtgatacattgacggatacaagtgatacattgacggatacaagtgatacattgacggatacaagtgatacattgacggatacaagtgatacattgacggatacaagtgatacattgacggatacaagtgatacattgacggatacaagtgatacattgacggatacaagtgatacattgacggatacaagtgatacattgacggatacaagtgatacattgacggatacaagtgatacattgacggatacaagtgatacattgacggatacaagtgatacattgacggatacaagtgatacattgacggatacaagtgatacattgacggatacaagtgatacattgacggatacaagtgatacattgacggatacaagtgatacattgacggatacaagtgatacattgacggatacaagtgatacattgacggatacaagtgatacattgacggatacaagtgatacattgacggatacaagtgatacattgacggatacaagtgatacattgacggatacaagtgatacattgacggatacaagtgatacattgacggatacaagtgatacattgacggatacaagtgatacattgacggatacaagtgatttgcacacacacacacatctgatgaTAGGTTAGGTGAAATTCAGCCCATCATGAGTCCAACACAAGACTATTGTATATGGCATATACTTCTTTTAACAAACATAGTGTACGTACTGTCTCCAGTAAGGCGATGGAAGTCTCAACTTTCCACGATTTTCTTCCTTACAGACGTGGACGTGCTGCAGGTGGACGCCGCCTccgtcaccagcagccttgaGGGCCAGAGGCGTAGTGGCGGGGGACCGGGTGCTGGGGCCGGCCAGACAGGCAGAGGAAGTGAAGATGCGAGGAGGAATGGTAGTGCAACGACTCGAGGTGGAGCTGGAAACTCTCCTGCCGGCGACGACCTGAGAAACTACGCTTACGAAGGTGAAGGATCTTCTCCTGGATCTCTCTCTTCTTGTAAGTCTATCAGGagcgagggaaggaagagggtagAGAGTATCccttggaggaggaagggatggggagcAATAAAGGAAATTAGAATTTTAGCGACcataaaggaagggaaggagggaagaagagaactgttcatacttcactttctccatttagATTTAATGGAAAGGGAAAGGAAATGGTTTAGAAAAGATGAGGGAAGAATGAGCATTTCTATTCCTCTTCCAGATCTAGCAGGAGGGAAGAAGGTGCGCGAGGAATTTTCGCAGGAACATATTCTCCTTAAAACTAGGAGGCGAGTGATGGGAGTTGATGCGTAAGGGTCAGTTAGCTGTGTTGGTGGACCATGACAGTGAACCAGACAACTATGTTGGTACACCATAGTTCTGGGCCAGACAATCATGTTGGCTATGTTGGTGGATCAAGAGGCTTCCCTGGAGGAAGGCAATCTCTCGAGGAAGGAAACAGTATCCTCCAGGACGAAGGTTATTTTCTTGTAGGTTCTCCAAGGGAGACGGTAGGAGAACTCTTACTGAAATCTTTATTCTGGTAGGTCAAACAGAGACGACGTCTGGCACAAGGATAAGATAACCATTCTTTATATCACATTTTGCGTTATCAGTTAATCCAGTATGATCCGTAGATTAACAGTGAATGAGAAACAAATCAGATAAAGTATATATAGCGACATCGTTATTCTAACCGCAGTAACGCTGTTGTCTCGAGCTTTTAACTGAGTTGACATTAATTTTTatggtaaatgataatgatacatggaTACTTTTTTTACTATCAAGTTTACTATAAGTTTTCCAATGTCAGTATTATCTGTTTGTGTCAGGTTTGGAGAGTTGTAGTGGCAGCGCCAAGCTCCTTGGAGGATTCCGTGAGGTGGCCCACATGCTGGAGTCATGGGACCCTACTGGTTCACATTCCAACCAAACACAagccaccacaaccaaaacaaacATGACAAAAGATGTTGTTGCTGCACCAGTCAGGATGAATCCCTGTGGTATCGATATGGCAAGTGGACCAGACGGTGACGTGACCACAGCAATTACGTACCCAGATCCGTTGCCTCCACCAATCAGCGAGGGGCTACCCCCAGAGCCTGTGACCACACCTCTCCTCATGCCAGTACCCGAACCACCGCGTGCCTTTAAGACCAAATAAGCGGTTTTGTTGAGGAAACACTAACTTAATATTCACTTTATCTTATTGTAGAATTAATTACATTTATCTTTACCATATCAAACTAAGATTTTACTATGTTTATATTATCTTTAAATCTATTGTAAAAAGAGTTCGACAATTATAATCATTTCTCATTTTTCAGCAGAAGAGTatttttgaatctctctctctctctctctctctctctctctctctctctctctctctctctctctctctctctctctctctctctctctctctctctctctctctctctctctctctctagggtaaGTTATCCCAGCACATTGCTGGCAGTAGCTGATGTATAAAAATAATTAATTTTTTCGTATTGAACCCTTTCTATAAACCTGCTTTGGGCTCCCGCGATATGCCTGTGTGTATTTGGTGGGGATGTGTCCGTGTGTGCTTGACTATCCGTGTGTGCTTGACCAGGATGTGTCAGCGTATGACTGGCCAGTACGCATCCACGTGTAACTGGCTTTGCGATGTTTATATGAGCGTATAGAAGAGTTTCGTGTTAGATGGGAGTATTTTGCGTCCAATTCTGAATTTTGATATACAATGACAGGCAAAAATATTTAACCTTCTACAGCGTTAGATGAAGTTGTTGTTTGTAtaacagaaaatgaaatgaaaagttagaatcatcagagatgaatcctGGCGAACGATGTGGTACAAGGCCTCGCCTCACAGCCTCTGGTCAGACTGTGACGCAGTTTCTTAGAGTCGTTCTTCCCAaatgttaacctttcctcagtaGCCTTCACGTGGGTATAGCATTTACTTCAATGCAAGTGGTCGTCTCTATATAGCGTGAGTTGTACTGTTGagtcaccttcactgaagttagtGTCTGTCAGCGGTCACTTCTCTGTAGCGTCATAGCGGCCACTTGTACATAGTATCAACTTGGACCAGCGGTTGGTTACCAGCAAGTTTGAGCAAGAGGTCTTGACCCGTGgccacgacggtgctaccctggCAGGTGAGGCCATATTGATCAAGAattgtagtgtcgtgctcaaggttcctaACGTCGTGCTTTAGTACTTGATCACCTACAATGGTTAAACCTCTAGAGAGCGTTCACTGTTCCTGTTGTTCACGTGTGTATATTTACTACTTCTACCCAGCAGCACCTGGGAACAACCGTTGTTACCTGTTGTGAGCGATCGATTCATTTGCTGGAACAGCCACTGACACCAGATGACTCTAGTCCACGCAGAAATTTTTCACGATCTCTTTATACTTCCTCTGAAGCCTCGAGTCTCCAAGCTCTGTGGTTTGATGACGTTCACTGATGGTATTGTGTATCTGTAGTTTTTTATCACTGACTTTTAGCAGGAGAGTAGGTGAACACGAGCAATGAACGGATGGGAAGAACACTAATGAGGTTAATAGGTGGGGAGGACGCTGCTAAGTTCTACTTGTGGAAGACGAGACCTGGAGCCGCATTCTGACGTCAGTGATTCTGTATTTTTCTAAAATTTTTATGAAATAAAATAGATAATGTTGTTACCCCTGTTTTATTACCCACAAGTTACTATATACAAGTTACTGTATACAGCAACGGCTGTATACACGTGGAGTGCGTTGACCGCCtttacagattctctctctctctctctctctctctctctctctctctctctctctctctctctctctctctctctctctctctctctctctgacaaataTCATACCTGTAAGGAGAGAGACACATGCACAATGAGAAATGAATACAGAAACCTGCCATTACTACAAGAGTTTTTCAGAAATGTAAGTTGGAGTAGAGAGGTAGTTTTAAACAGCCAGTAAAGTGAACACAAAAGATGatcaaaatgaaatgaaagaactgAAAGATTAAGAGATAAAGCAAACCAAACACAAGAACAGAATTAAAGGAAGAGTAGAACACCACTAGAGGCCATATATATACCTAGAACCTGAGTATGAACTAAAGATTATGACAGGAACAGATATGGACAAGAAAGGTGAACAACAAAAACAATTCTACAACAGACTACAGCTGTAGTTGGACAGAACATGAGTATTACCAACCAGCGCTAACCATGAGATCCAATTGCTAACGATGACCAAAACTATCACTAGTCAGAGTCCACGAACTACAGCAACGCTGGACACCCAACAAACATGATGTTAACAAAACCCAGGAAGATCTTTGGCATAAATATACGAAGTTTGGTAACTGATGATTATACATCCCAAGTGAAATACTTTAATTAATACACAAATTAGAACATGCATGAACAATAAAGTGAATGATAAAACAAGCCAGAACAATAACAATTTCCGAGCAGATAGTATCAGAATCAAACGATGTGAAGTGACAGTAGAGGTCCATGATACACTGGAAGATGAGTGACAGTATATGTGAGTCCATGATACACTGGAAGATGAGGAGTGAAAGTATACGTCCATGATAAACTGAAAGATGAGGATTGACAGTATAAGTCCATGATAAACTGGAAGGATAATAGACAGTGAATATAAGttaacaaaaatatgaaaaaattacaaTAAAAACTCCGCCATTCTTCCTGTTATATCTTATCATCTTTGCCTTTTCTCTTGTTATACGTTCAATTTACTTTGTTCTATCTTTTTACAACTGTTGTACAACACTTCGAGTCTGGCTGTGGCTAATGAAAAAGGCTTTTAGGCATCCGGTAAGTCCAAGCTCAAGGGTATGGCAGAACAATGAAATTATGTGGGGAGAACAACATTATTCATTACATGTAGATCTTTAAGACACCGTGCCTTCTTCAGGTCTATTTTCtgagaggtaaaaagaaaaagtcgTATCTGCCTCATTTGAACTTCCAACAAAAAAATCTGAGGAACTTTGTTTATTTCGTGACGTGTCTAAAGTCTTACCGTCACAGCAACACACAAGAACAACAAGCAACGCTACAAGAGACGATGTTCTACATGGTTGTCTGTACCTCTCCACCCTCGACAATTCTGGGTTGGATGTTGTTGACCTCTCTCCCATCAGCGACATAGTTTACCACGCGAGGAGCAGCGTCTTGGCTTTGATCATAGGCACCTCGCTTGCTCCGCTACACTCGGGCAGAAGTTTGATGAGTTCACAGGAACTTGACTAGCCTGCAAGATTTCTAATCAGAATCTGTAAGTCATCTAATAAATCCCACATATAATCATGTAATATCAACCATGCGTGTTTATTGTTTATCTTGTTACTGTTGGATTGATTGATAGCGTAGCACGGCTTCATTACTGTGTTTGTAGTTGAATATGTGAGGCATACGATTGGCAAAGAAACGCAGGAAAATATTCAGGGACTGGGCCTTAACTCTTGTATCAGAGGCAGGTCCTCAGGTCTCGTCATTTCACTTCACCCAGAATTGATGAAACTCAGCATAAACTATTTTTCAACGAATGGTTCAATATTGGACTTTCTAGTTTGTCAGGAAGTATGTATGTGAAAGATGAGAGAAACACAATGGAGAAAACATGTAGGATAAGGTGTGTAAATTTTCTATTATGAAATTAGAGGACACATCAACAGCAATTTCTTTAAACTGACACATATCATTGTGTTATCAACTATGTAAAGATGTAACTTAGACGAATTGATCATGAATCCCAACCACGACCCTaaattttgtatgtatgtatagggtgTTGTAGTCAACTTTAATAAACTGTCTGGGATCTGTTCAGTAATGGTATGatttatcgttttctttcatt contains:
- the LOC139757750 gene encoding uncharacterized protein; its protein translation is MSPTQDYCIWHILLLTNIVYVLSPVRRWKSQLSTIFFLTDVDVLQVDAASVTSSLEGQRRSGGGPGAGAGQTGRGSEDARRNGSATTRGGAGNSPAGDDLRNYAYEGLESCSGSAKLLGGFREVAHMLESWDPTGSHSNQTQATTTKTNMTKDVVAAPVRMNPCGIDMASGPDGDVTTAITYPDPLPPPISEGLPPEPVTTPLLMPVPEPPRAFKTK